In Saprospiraceae bacterium, a genomic segment contains:
- a CDS encoding GIY-YIG nuclease family protein: MIHPKFAIIDIETTGGLARRDKITEIGIIVFQNGEVVDQYTSLINPERSIPPEITRITGITNEMVEDAPKFYEIAKEVILKTQDCIFVAHNVHFDYGFIKEEFHQLGFSFSLKKLCTLQLSRKIFKGLPSYSLGSLIVHFSIEVEARHRAMDDCKATLALFKEILQAQGNAISDLPKLIPKFIKDQKLPAQLAEDTLAKLPERPGIYRMLDQDLLPVYIGKSKSIKDRIIQHFNESSPKVQKMLAKVHFIDHELTGNELMASLLEAQLIKFHQPEINRALRKKTHAFLLTKLKNPIGYNRFKITEAIWLDPNEEILNHYPTIQAAKQQVDYLIMQYNLCHLVDSGKTNHQACLAFQMQQCLGACIGKESIESYNERFAEACEHINSIFKEDFILIGAGITSHDRSVICVEHGFCRYTGFIDEDITIENPEQLKAYLKPYEGNVETNRMILNSIKKDKQFKLVKYTSLNTETGDREFY, translated from the coding sequence GTGATCCATCCAAAATTTGCTATCATAGATATTGAAACTACCGGCGGACTAGCCAGGCGGGATAAAATTACGGAAATTGGGATAATCGTGTTCCAAAATGGTGAAGTTGTCGATCAATATACATCTCTGATTAACCCAGAACGGAGCATACCACCGGAAATCACAAGAATAACGGGTATCACAAATGAAATGGTAGAAGATGCTCCAAAGTTCTATGAAATTGCAAAAGAGGTGATTCTTAAGACCCAGGATTGCATTTTTGTTGCACATAATGTTCATTTTGATTACGGATTTATAAAGGAGGAGTTTCACCAGCTTGGATTTTCTTTTAGCTTAAAAAAATTATGCACACTTCAATTAAGCCGAAAAATTTTCAAGGGACTCCCCTCTTATAGTTTGGGCTCATTAATAGTTCACTTCTCTATTGAGGTGGAAGCGCGGCACAGAGCTATGGACGATTGTAAAGCTACACTGGCCTTATTTAAAGAAATCCTGCAGGCTCAAGGCAATGCCATAAGTGACCTACCTAAACTTATTCCAAAATTTATAAAAGACCAAAAACTGCCCGCCCAATTAGCAGAAGATACACTCGCTAAATTGCCGGAAAGACCCGGAATATATAGAATGCTCGACCAGGATCTGTTACCTGTATATATCGGAAAAAGCAAAAGTATAAAAGACCGCATCATTCAACACTTTAATGAATCAAGTCCAAAGGTTCAAAAAATGCTTGCCAAGGTTCATTTTATTGACCACGAACTAACTGGAAATGAATTAATGGCATCCCTATTAGAAGCACAGTTGATAAAATTTCATCAACCAGAAATAAACAGAGCTTTGCGCAAGAAAACCCATGCTTTTCTTTTGACAAAATTAAAAAATCCCATCGGTTACAATCGCTTCAAAATTACAGAAGCTATATGGCTGGATCCAAATGAAGAAATTTTAAATCATTATCCAACCATCCAGGCTGCAAAACAACAAGTAGATTATTTAATAATGCAATACAATTTATGTCATCTTGTTGATTCCGGAAAAACGAATCACCAGGCATGTCTTGCATTTCAGATGCAGCAATGCCTTGGTGCTTGTATTGGAAAAGAAAGTATAGAATCTTATAATGAACGATTTGCAGAAGCCTGCGAACATATAAATAGTATTTTTAAAGAAGATTTTATATTAATTGGAGCAGGCATTACTTCACACGACCGAAGTGTTATTTGTGTTGAACACGGATTTTGTCGCTATACTGGATTTATCGACGAGGATATAACTATTGAAAATCCGGAACAACTTAAAGCTTATCTTAAACCCTACGAAGGAAATGTTGAAACGAACCGGATGATTCTAAATTCTATAAAGAAAGATAAACAATTCAAATTAGTTAAATATACTTCCCTTAATACAGAGACTGGTGATCGAGAATTTTATTAA
- the pyrF gene encoding orotidine-5'-phosphate decarboxylase, translating to MKDYQFLANQIQEKKSMLCVGLDPDLKLIPKIFHDSDEPLYHFCKSLIEICHTYAIAFKLNVAFFESQGPTGWVQLEKVIRCIPENCLIILDAKRADIGNTSLQYANYYFNVLNVDAVTLHPYMGYDSIEPFLVHKNKWSIVLALTSNEGSKDIELKCLSNGNMVYEETLKLFSYKSSHEQIMFVCGATHPESFQNIRKICPDHFLLVPGVGAQGGDLQKIIEFGKNSSGGLIINVSRGISYPPEGYAFNDWVQQKAEYYQKKISVFL from the coding sequence ATGAAAGATTATCAATTTCTGGCTAACCAAATCCAAGAAAAAAAAAGCATGCTGTGTGTTGGATTGGATCCAGATCTAAAACTTATTCCAAAAATATTTCATGATTCAGATGAACCCTTGTATCATTTTTGCAAAAGCCTGATCGAAATATGCCATACCTATGCTATTGCTTTTAAACTTAATGTTGCATTTTTTGAATCCCAAGGTCCAACAGGATGGGTACAATTAGAAAAAGTAATCCGCTGTATCCCTGAAAATTGTCTGATTATTTTAGATGCAAAGAGAGCAGATATTGGCAATACAAGCCTTCAATATGCAAATTATTATTTTAATGTATTAAATGTAGATGCAGTTACATTGCACCCTTATATGGGTTATGATTCTATCGAACCTTTTTTAGTACATAAAAACAAATGGTCCATAGTATTAGCTTTAACATCTAACGAAGGAAGTAAGGATATTGAACTAAAATGTTTATCAAATGGAAACATGGTTTACGAAGAAACATTAAAACTATTTTCATATAAATCCAGTCACGAACAAATTATGTTTGTTTGTGGGGCAACCCATCCAGAATCCTTTCAAAACATACGGAAAATTTGCCCGGATCATTTTTTATTAGTTCCAGGTGTTGGAGCACAAGGTGGAGATTTACAAAAAATTATTGAATTTGGAAAAAATTCATCCGGAGGTTTAATTATAAATGTTTCTAGAGGGATAAGTTATCCTCCGGAAGGATATGCGTTTAATGACTGGGTGCAACAAAAGGCAGAATATTATCAAAAGAAAATCTCTGTTTTCCTTTAA
- a CDS encoding Mrp/NBP35 family ATP-binding protein, with protein sequence MNDFIEQLSAVLAQVIEPESGKDIIHLKMVRDIQLDASNSIQMKLYLPGNNYTHKDKLYSDIHSKVMAFAPEKSIHVHFVNQMSYAEAPNTTVPHINHIIAVASGKGGVGKSTVSVSLALALKALGFRVGLLDADLYGPSIPTMLGIQSLKPMVSNDQSKPKLIPIDVQGLHVVSIGNIIEPEQAVVLRGPRLAAIIKQFFNDTAWPALDYLIVDLPPGTGDIQLTLVQTIPLTGAVMVTTPQEVSYIDALKAANMFRLEQIAVPILGIIENMAWFEPEDAPGKKYFIFGEGAGEKLAIKTQSSLLGQIPIKEKLRILLDKGEAFSIDPEYLAIVSSIVSKLLKKITLRDLILSPTQVIQATP encoded by the coding sequence ATGAACGATTTTATAGAACAATTAAGTGCAGTGTTAGCTCAAGTAATTGAGCCTGAAAGTGGAAAAGACATCATTCACTTGAAAATGGTAAGGGATATTCAACTGGATGCGAGCAATAGTATTCAAATGAAGCTCTATTTGCCTGGAAACAATTACACACATAAGGATAAGCTTTACAGCGATATACACAGCAAAGTAATGGCTTTTGCACCTGAAAAATCAATTCATGTTCATTTTGTAAACCAAATGAGTTATGCGGAAGCTCCAAACACAACAGTACCCCATATTAATCATATTATTGCTGTAGCATCCGGAAAAGGAGGAGTAGGAAAGTCAACGGTTTCGGTAAGTTTGGCATTAGCGTTAAAGGCATTGGGTTTCAGGGTCGGGTTGTTAGATGCTGATCTTTACGGTCCTTCCATTCCTACCATGTTAGGTATACAGAGCTTAAAACCTATGGTTAGTAATGATCAGTCAAAACCAAAACTCATACCTATTGATGTCCAGGGTTTGCATGTCGTTTCTATTGGGAATATCATCGAACCAGAACAAGCAGTTGTTTTGAGAGGACCTCGATTAGCTGCCATTATAAAACAATTTTTTAACGATACTGCTTGGCCAGCATTAGATTATTTGATTGTTGATTTACCCCCAGGCACAGGAGATATTCAACTTACACTCGTTCAGACAATACCTCTTACAGGTGCTGTGATGGTGACTACACCTCAGGAAGTTTCATATATTGACGCTTTGAAAGCAGCAAATATGTTTCGATTAGAACAAATTGCAGTTCCAATTTTGGGAATTATTGAAAATATGGCTTGGTTTGAACCGGAAGATGCTCCTGGAAAGAAGTATTTTATATTTGGGGAAGGAGCCGGTGAAAAATTGGCAATAAAAACCCAATCAAGTCTGTTAGGACAAATACCTATAAAGGAAAAATTGAGAATACTGCTCGACAAAGGGGAAGCATTCTCCATAGATCCCGAATATTTAGCGATTGTATCATCGATTGTTTCAAAACTGTTGAAAAAAATAACATTGCGGGATCTCATTTTAAGTCCTACTCAAGTCATACAAGCAACACCATAA
- the ribF gene encoding riboflavin biosynthesis protein RibF: protein MPSFKAMQLLYFGKDEIPDLKNPVLAIGAFDGFHRGHRQILDNLFASALELSGNSILITFEPHPRLVLDESDQDFKLLTTIDEKIEILKTTALDYLVIVPFSYSFSLMFPQEYVENFLIANFKPVKVIAGIDHRFGRDGRGDGVMLHQYASAGSFYFQEVNHLSDNGLTISSTRIRQLIKDSKIEIANQLLAYNYSFSGNVVPGNKIGRELGYRTANIELLQKNKLIPPNGIYAVFCTVNAQTYDAMLYIGHSESIAENLALSIEVHILDFNQDIYGQAITVQMIGFLRKDQKFDSKTELTRQIGIDEKATRRTLLKYKLKSQPQTDTPKIAIAILNYNGEGLLKNFLPSILNYTPKNAEIYIIDNGSTDNSVLYLEHHYPEVQIIRLRKNYGFSTGYNKGIAQIDSDYLVLLNSDVLVTMDWVSPLFTLMKQDPMIFAVQPKILALSDKLKFEYAGAAGGFIDLLRYPFCRGRIIDYLEVDNGQYNDTTEVFWSSGAAMMVKTVVFKALGGFDDDYFAHQEEIDLCWRMKRLGGKIISTDVSHVYHLGGGTLDYDNPRKTYLNFRNNLFTIFKNESWYNLIFILPSRLVLDIFIAFSYLLKGKIWVFYKIVQAYVVGIINTLYMIHKKSQTNDLIDELNIKPFRKRGILNSSIFIQFYIAGNKVFSKIPKQYFK from the coding sequence TTGCCCTCTTTTAAAGCGATGCAACTTTTATATTTTGGAAAAGATGAGATACCCGATTTAAAAAATCCGGTATTAGCTATTGGCGCATTTGATGGTTTCCATCGTGGCCACAGGCAGATATTGGATAATCTTTTCGCATCGGCACTGGAGCTTTCAGGCAATTCGATCTTAATCACATTTGAGCCACACCCTAGATTGGTTTTAGACGAAAGCGACCAGGATTTTAAGCTTTTAACAACTATTGACGAGAAGATTGAAATACTCAAAACCACAGCTTTAGATTATCTCGTTATTGTTCCATTTTCATATTCCTTCTCTTTAATGTTTCCGCAGGAATATGTTGAAAATTTTCTGATAGCCAACTTTAAACCAGTTAAAGTCATCGCTGGAATAGACCACAGATTTGGCAGAGATGGGCGGGGAGATGGAGTTATGTTACATCAGTATGCTAGCGCCGGCTCATTTTATTTTCAGGAAGTGAATCATCTCAGCGATAATGGATTAACGATAAGTTCTACTAGAATCCGGCAATTGATCAAAGATTCTAAGATTGAAATTGCCAATCAATTATTGGCTTATAATTATTCATTTTCAGGAAATGTTGTGCCCGGAAACAAAATCGGAAGGGAATTGGGTTACCGCACTGCTAATATAGAATTGCTTCAGAAAAACAAACTAATTCCTCCCAATGGTATTTATGCAGTTTTTTGTACAGTCAATGCCCAGACTTATGATGCGATGTTATACATCGGTCATAGTGAAAGCATCGCTGAAAATCTGGCCCTAAGTATTGAAGTCCATATTTTGGATTTTAACCAGGACATTTATGGGCAAGCAATCACTGTTCAAATGATTGGCTTTCTTCGAAAGGATCAAAAATTTGATTCAAAAACTGAACTTACAAGGCAAATAGGAATTGATGAAAAAGCAACACGTCGCACTTTATTAAAGTACAAATTAAAGTCGCAACCGCAAACGGACACACCAAAGATTGCAATTGCTATATTAAATTATAATGGAGAAGGACTACTTAAAAACTTTTTACCTTCTATACTGAATTATACCCCAAAAAATGCGGAGATCTATATTATTGATAATGGATCTACAGACAATAGTGTTCTATATTTAGAGCATCACTATCCTGAGGTCCAAATTATACGATTGCGTAAAAACTATGGATTTTCAACAGGTTACAATAAAGGAATTGCTCAAATCGATTCTGATTATTTAGTCTTGTTAAATTCGGATGTATTAGTAACCATGGATTGGGTTTCGCCTTTGTTCACACTCATGAAACAAGATCCCATGATATTTGCAGTGCAGCCTAAAATTTTAGCATTATCCGATAAACTTAAATTCGAATATGCAGGAGCTGCAGGCGGCTTTATAGATTTGTTGCGTTATCCTTTTTGCCGGGGCAGAATTATTGATTATCTGGAAGTGGACAATGGTCAATACAACGATACCACTGAGGTTTTTTGGTCCAGCGGCGCTGCAATGATGGTAAAAACAGTTGTTTTTAAGGCATTGGGTGGCTTTGATGATGATTATTTTGCACATCAAGAAGAAATAGACCTTTGCTGGCGCATGAAACGCTTAGGTGGAAAAATTATAAGCACTGATGTTTCTCATGTTTATCATCTAGGAGGGGGCACTCTCGATTATGATAATCCTCGTAAAACCTATTTGAATTTTAGAAATAATTTATTTACCATTTTTAAAAATGAAAGCTGGTACAATTTAATCTTTATTTTACCTTCCAGATTGGTCCTTGATATTTTTATCGCCTTCAGTTATTTATTAAAAGGTAAAATTTGGGTCTTTTATAAAATTGTTCAGGCTTATGTTGTTGGCATTATCAATACTTTGTATATGATCCATAAGAAAAGTCAAACCAATGATCTGATTGATGAACTCAATATTAAGCCTTTCAGAAAACGAGGTATTCTAAACTCTTCCATTTTTATTCAATTTTATATTGCTGGTAATAAAGTATTTTCTAAAATACCAAAGCAATATTTCAAGTGA
- a CDS encoding RluA family pseudouridine synthase, which translates to MNKHQVSVIFENDYLLAINKPSGLLSIPDRYDKTLPCAYHFLKEKHEQIFILHRLDKDTSGILLFAKDPETHQTVNGMFEHQEIEKTYQCITEAYPVDNEGMIDMPIAHDPSHPGRMTVHPKGKTCITKFLVLQRFKHFGHIQVSPKTGRTHQIRVHFAFIGSPLVCDPLYGIRKTLGIQDIKRKAKRIDIEEASYLLQRTALHASQLSFVLNGENYLLQAPMPKDMNAALKQIEKWDK; encoded by the coding sequence GTGAATAAACATCAAGTTTCTGTAATTTTTGAAAATGATTATTTGTTGGCGATCAACAAACCTTCCGGATTGTTGAGTATTCCAGACAGGTATGATAAAACACTTCCTTGTGCCTACCATTTTTTAAAAGAAAAACACGAACAAATTTTCATTTTACATCGCTTAGATAAAGACACATCCGGAATATTATTGTTTGCAAAAGACCCGGAAACACATCAAACGGTAAACGGGATGTTTGAACATCAGGAAATTGAGAAAACGTATCAATGCATTACGGAGGCTTACCCAGTTGACAATGAAGGAATGATTGATATGCCCATTGCACATGATCCTTCCCATCCAGGTAGGATGACCGTGCATCCAAAAGGAAAAACCTGTATCACAAAATTTTTAGTGCTTCAAAGATTTAAACATTTTGGACATATTCAAGTGAGTCCTAAAACCGGTAGAACCCATCAGATCAGAGTACATTTTGCTTTTATAGGGAGTCCTTTGGTTTGTGATCCTCTTTATGGAATTCGAAAAACACTTGGCATTCAAGACATTAAAAGGAAAGCCAAAAGAATAGATATTGAAGAAGCAAGTTATTTACTACAAAGAACTGCTCTCCATGCTTCGCAGTTAAGTTTTGTATTGAATGGTGAAAATTATTTGCTCCAGGCACCTATGCCTAAGGATATGAATGCTGCCTTAAAACAGATTGAAAAATGGGACAAATGA
- a CDS encoding response regulator transcription factor, whose product MLHVAIADDHAMFVDGIESILRNEESIKLVDRCFDGQSVFVMLKKRKIDVLLLDINLPDISGIEVAKRLHTEHPNVKIIALSMYNEESIVSEMLKNGAQGYILKNTGREELILAIKTVSEGTTYFSKDVTETIMGSLTKKPNTKKSYILQPKLSIREKQILALIVKEYTNPEIAERLFISLKTVETHRGNLISKLNVRNTAGLVRAALEFNLLEKFTLDQ is encoded by the coding sequence ATGCTCCACGTAGCCATTGCGGATGATCATGCAATGTTTGTTGATGGAATTGAATCCATTTTAAGAAATGAAGAAAGCATCAAATTGGTGGACCGCTGTTTTGATGGTCAATCGGTATTTGTAATGCTCAAGAAACGCAAAATTGATGTATTGTTATTGGATATTAATTTGCCCGATATCAGTGGAATTGAAGTTGCTAAACGGCTACATACAGAGCATCCAAATGTAAAAATAATTGCCTTATCCATGTACAACGAAGAAAGCATTGTGAGTGAGATGCTAAAAAACGGAGCACAAGGGTATATCCTTAAAAATACTGGAAGAGAAGAATTAATATTAGCTATTAAAACGGTATCTGAAGGAACTACGTATTTTAGTAAAGATGTCACCGAAACCATAATGGGCTCCCTGACCAAAAAACCAAATACCAAAAAATCTTATATACTGCAGCCAAAACTTTCTATCCGCGAAAAACAAATTTTGGCGCTGATCGTAAAAGAATACACCAATCCTGAAATTGCAGAGCGCCTTTTTATAAGTCTTAAAACAGTTGAGACACATCGTGGAAATTTGATTTCTAAGTTAAATGTAAGAAATACAGCAGGTTTGGTTCGGGCTGCCCTGGAATTTAATTTACTGGAGAAATTTACCTTGGATCAATAG
- a CDS encoding ATP-binding protein, whose product MRIIAILWILIASQSAGQTSIVDSLHLPKDSFEVVLLDAKSIQDEIEYKISQHDYPSAVGSLLTAIEYFRQENNNEKVYYYRFVLARVYMYLGMFQKAANTLEYCHVYFKQEGRDLDVVRSQHALAYIYKKLGNMDMALYFLGQCQNSKADKFNEFCQNEHALVDAQLYLSRLRSQSILNNIYTYAKSINNTELHVKSLETLGDYYYHNARYKQAEAVYKKALELSKTNHFIDYNKQFSFRLYECSNYSGNYKRAADYLLQFIKYNDTLNKINSSEYLLKLIGKYEQKEIQSDKIDLAKSKRIFELKSRRSNYTLYSLLFSIGAILLAGFFIILFYQQKLETNQIIHNQTEQINNQKIKELENNLQLQSMQSMINGQESERERIAKDLHDSLGGVLSTIKLRFENLAHEHHFADRDSLEKLTKLIDTACDEVRYISNDLKPGSLEKLGLIEAIKDMLNRYKVDNGPEIFFQYYGFEGGGQIEANAALNIYRIIQELVNNSIKHAGCKEIFVQMHRKGNEMTISVEDDGAGFNESSIKKGMGLENIKSRVNYLRGELTLDSNENQGTAILVHLPIR is encoded by the coding sequence ATGAGGATAATCGCTATTTTATGGATTTTGATTGCTTCGCAATCTGCCGGACAAACAAGCATCGTAGATTCTTTGCATCTGCCCAAAGATTCATTTGAAGTTGTACTCCTCGATGCAAAAAGTATTCAAGATGAAATTGAGTATAAAATAAGTCAACATGATTATCCTTCGGCAGTGGGTTCCTTGCTTACAGCCATCGAATATTTCCGACAGGAAAATAACAACGAAAAAGTATATTATTATCGATTTGTTTTGGCAAGAGTGTACATGTATCTGGGAATGTTTCAAAAAGCTGCAAATACTCTTGAATATTGTCATGTTTATTTTAAACAAGAAGGTAGAGATCTGGATGTAGTTCGAAGTCAACATGCACTCGCTTATATCTATAAAAAACTGGGAAATATGGATATGGCGCTTTACTTTTTAGGTCAATGCCAGAATTCAAAAGCTGATAAATTTAATGAGTTTTGTCAAAACGAACATGCCCTCGTGGATGCTCAATTGTATCTCAGCAGACTAAGAAGTCAATCGATTCTTAATAATATTTATACCTACGCAAAATCAATTAACAATACAGAATTACATGTTAAATCTCTTGAAACTTTAGGCGATTATTATTATCACAATGCCCGATATAAGCAGGCTGAAGCAGTATATAAAAAGGCATTGGAGTTATCTAAAACTAATCATTTCATTGATTATAATAAACAATTTAGTTTTAGACTTTATGAATGTAGCAATTATTCCGGAAATTATAAAAGAGCTGCAGATTATTTACTACAGTTTATCAAATACAACGATACGCTCAACAAAATCAATAGTTCCGAATATTTATTAAAATTAATTGGAAAGTATGAGCAAAAAGAAATTCAGTCTGATAAAATAGATCTTGCCAAAAGTAAACGAATTTTTGAATTAAAATCAAGAAGGTCCAATTACACACTTTACAGTTTGCTATTTAGCATTGGGGCCATATTATTGGCTGGATTTTTTATTATTTTGTTTTATCAGCAAAAACTGGAGACCAACCAAATTATTCATAATCAGACCGAGCAAATTAATAATCAAAAAATTAAAGAACTGGAGAATAATTTGCAATTACAATCAATGCAATCCATGATCAACGGCCAGGAGTCGGAACGGGAGCGGATCGCAAAAGATCTGCACGATAGCCTTGGGGGTGTATTATCGACCATCAAACTGCGCTTTGAGAATCTTGCACATGAACACCATTTTGCAGATCGGGATTCTTTGGAAAAATTAACAAAACTCATTGATACCGCTTGTGATGAGGTGAGATATATATCAAATGACTTAAAACCCGGTTCACTTGAGAAACTTGGTCTCATCGAAGCTATTAAGGATATGCTGAACAGGTACAAAGTTGATAATGGACCAGAAATTTTCTTCCAATATTACGGCTTTGAAGGAGGTGGCCAAATTGAAGCTAATGCCGCTTTAAATATTTACAGAATTATACAGGAATTGGTTAATAATTCCATAAAACATGCAGGATGTAAAGAAATTTTTGTGCAAATGCATCGCAAAGGCAATGAAATGACCATCAGCGTGGAAGATGATGGGGCCGGATTTAATGAATCTTCCATTAAAAAAGGAATGGGCCTTGAAAATATTAAGAGTCGGGTTAATTACCTGCGGGGTGAACTTACGCTCGATTCCAATGAAAATCAAGGCACTGCAATCCTAGTACACCTTCCCATCCGATAA